The genomic stretch CTTTGCAGATTTTACCTAAAGCCTGAAAAGGGAAACAAAGAGACAATTCTTATTGGAAATCTACAGATTACGAATTTCCTGGCCACTACTTACATATCGCATAATATCAATCCATTCGCCGTGACCCTTCTGCAGCTGTTGGACCTTGTTGGCATCGTTGATGATGGTCACCAGATCCCCCACACGAAAGGAGACAACTTTTACGAGTGCGGCGGGATGGAAGGTCCATCGATTGGGACAGTTTTCATATTGCACCCTGCCAGAAGAAGAAATCATTACAAGAATCCTCTCAGAGGAACAAAGCTGTACTCCTTACCGTATATCTCCTTTATCTGTGATCCTATGGACTGTTCCCAGCTTGGCCAGATGCTCGACCATTCGCGGATTCCAACCGCCGTGGCCCTGCTGTAGTTTCATGAGGGCATCTACCTCCAGGCAAACCTTGACCCGATCGCCCACAGAGAAGCTTGGCTTCACCATCGGCGCCACCGGTTGCTGCTCCTCCGGCTggcccagcactggcatgtgatCCTTGTAGTAGTGGCCGCCGCCAGTGGCCGATATGTACTTGAGGTCGACGTTGCCCTTGTGCCCCAGACGATAGACGTTCGTTGAGCCCGTTACCCACGAAACGTTGGCTACACTGCGACAGGATTCGTTGTCCCAGCCACGGATTTCCATAACACGACCCGTCCTGCCCTCGCCGCCGTCCTGGTCGTTCCACTCCCAGTCCGGGCCGCGCACAACCTTCGAGCCAACGAAAATTCCACGCAATTGAATGCGCTTCGACCCCTTGCGCGTTGGCACACGTACGCCCAGGGAATTGGGCGTGGTATATCTGATAAAGGGATGCTCCAGATCGTGCAGATCCTCGGCGTAGCAAAAGGCACACAGATGATAATTGGCACACTGCGCACACTTGAAGACAATGCCCGCTATGCCGGCCTTCGAGCAGCCATCGCAGACGACGTTTGAATGACGAACGCCTGCCAGGAATACCAGATTCATAATGATTTCTGATGATATCTAAGGGATGGAGGCACACTTACCAACTTGAGCGTTATCCACAATTATCAAATCGTATTGACTCTGATAGCCCACACGGTAGTTGGTGCGATGTCCCGAATCCCAGTTGACGACAACGGTGTTCTCTGGTGAATGTGAGGATCCGCAACGGCCAATTTCGCAAACGGTCCCAACGTGACCTTCTCCGTCGTCTGTTGCGCAAGCAATGAAAAgcaatgagagagagagtgcaggGAGAACACGATTTGTTAGAGAGTAgaggttctggttctggcttcCTCCCTGCCTTCCGGGATATAAAGTACGTTCTGTGGCACATCCGGTGGCAAGACTTCCTCCCCTTGAGGCTTCTGTGCTTCCCCTCCATAAACAACACgctataaatacatttaatcaTTGACTCTGGGGAGCTCCAATCCCCCGATTCGGTTATGCACTCAAAatgaaacagcaacagcagcagcagctgtctcTTATaattatatacacacacaaacagacagacacgcTTCTAGTCCTGTCTTGGGTCTAGAGAGGGTGACATGGCAAGCAGCAGGATTGGGGGCCGCCTCAGAAGCGGATTTGTATAtgccccaaaaataaaactctcCAAACACTCGTgtctctgcctgcctgcctgccacagtgCAGCCCCTGGAGCTGTTGCACACGATCCCCCCGTCCGCTTCTATAAATAAACACTCCACAAAAATGTTGGAGACAAAATGGCACGCGCCCTTGCGCGGCTCCGACGCCGCCGTCTGACATGACAGCCGCCAGACGTTTATGCCCGCAGGCGGCACGGCAGTATTTGGCTTTTTCAGGGAAAGACGAAGCCGAAAGACACATACCATGACCTAATCTGTTTATACGGACGGTTCCGACGAATGTGCATATATTGTAAGTATTTATGGGTAGAAACTCCACAGatgtgcagctgcagctgcaaatgGGAGCCCACTATACGCTCTATAGAACTATTAGTCACGAGAATTCCTAGAGGAAGGCATATTTCTCTTGCAGTTAAAGATAGGAATTGACAATGGCAGATTAAAGTCCTACCAAAGGGACAAGAAAATTGTATGGAAGTACAATTGGAACAATCTATATAGCACTTCTTACAATGATTTTTCTAAACCCGAAGCGACTTTCTTCGCGAAGCAGACACTCTGAGAACATTTCCAATTCTCAATCTCaaagaaaacttttcgcaAGTTGTCCCTAAACGTTTTTTAACgcttttttccatattttctgTGTGGTCGATCATAAAAGAGCTGCCTCAAGGACAGAGAAGTCCAGAAATATAcagagaaaatggaaaacccAGGAATGAAGTAAATAAGTGGCCCTATAGCCATTCTTATATTGAGTTTTTCTTGATGATTAGATAGAATAGAGTAGATTTCCTTAAGTTGTGGATCATTTTTGAACTAGTACATTTAAGTCCGGTTAATgtgatatatttattattatgaatAGTAAATGGAATAGCTACAGTTATGACTACCTTGTGCCTATGTACATGATTTGCAGAACACTTCAAGAGTCTTATTCCATAAGAAGACATTGCAAAAGACCTGTTTCAAAGCATTTTTATACCTTCtaatctataaatattcctcTTGTCCCAAAGTATTATTCTTTGGCCTATAATTAACACTCTATAAAAGCTCTATCCTACTTACATATTTCAGACCTCTTCAACTAATCGCCCCCGTAATTGAAGGGTATTCAAAACGAATATAGCACCACTGAAACACAttcatgtacgagtatgtgatAATTGTtcacacaacaaaaagtacaaCAGATATGAATGGTTAAAAgcattaattgaattaataaCTACGGAATAATGTAATCTTATTTCCAGCGAATGAATTTCACTGCCATatctgtatacatatgtatattaccgaaaatacatatatgtatatgtacatatctatatcTACCATAGGTATATATAGAATGAAGCGAgggaaagcaaaaagcaattGGTAAGCGAAAAGAATTTCGCTGGCGCATTGAGTGTTGCTATAAATAGAGAGGCGCGTCCTCTTTTTACACACAACAACGCCCTGAGCAACGAAACGCAACGCAAGGCATCATGCCACACCGTACACCGTACATCGTACCGTACCCGTGTGCTCCCATGTACGATACACAGGGCGCCAGAGCGTCAGAGTTTTTTGGGATATACAAATTCTCCATTCCATATTTTCTCCATATTCCATATTCTTACCTTGATTCGACCATATCCAATTGGGTCCGCGAACTACACGTATGCCGGGCGGAATGGAGGCTCGCATGGCTCGTTTcctaattaaaattttatataatttcttCTGGCGGGGCTGTCTGCTGCGTTTCGTTATTCGGAAATACTTCGATTCGGTTTGTGCGGCTACTGCAAGAAGGAGAATACACCCAGATATGACATTTGACATTAGATTTCGGTGGCCGAGGTGCTGGATGGGAGTTGAGAGTTCTCTTTGGATGGGGACCTGGTTAATATTTGGGTCAGATAACTGGTACAAAGTCAGCGCATGACTAAAAGGCGCAACACaaccagcacagcacagcaaagCACATATTCTGTATATGGAAATGTACATGGTAGTACCTGAGGaaactgcaatgcaatgccaTCCAATCGGTTGCATATTGCAAATGGATGGGATGGACCGACTGACTGTTCAACGGATATGGAATTAGAAGGTCTCATGACCATCATTGTGTATGGAACTAAGCTCCACATCATGGTGCGGGAGTTTTCGGACGGACGGGCATATGACGCATGGCGATAAGACATATGGAGGGgatacatttgtacatatgtatgtatatacgagTGTATATTTCTtgtggtctctctctctgaatgaTAATAATAAGTGAATGGGACACTCAGCACTTTGGGATAATACAAAAAGCAAATATATAATTGACCCGCATGTTGTttacgaacacacacacacacgcacggacgcacacaaaaagtatatacagtatatatgtatataccatgaaaaaagattatttttttgggggcCAATTGCTTACCGAATGCAATTTCTAGACACTGTGTCACGTATAATCACTTTTCCCCCAGCTGTTTCCGCTTAATTTAAGGCTCAAGTTTTCGTCTTGGCTCTAATGTTGCATTTTTATGCGCGCGTGCGCTTTTTTAATTGGCATTTAATGTTTCCCTAATGTTTCCTCACTTGAAACCGTTGCTACGGCCCACAGTTTAAGGCATTCTCGTTTACTGTCTCTTTCACTTGATGCTCTTTTGAGTATTAGCACAAACCAGCATCGCACTAGTCCGCCGTTCACTGTAAACCAAACACTTCAATTTAGTTTATATTtccaaaaaaatgtacaattttGCTAGCTACTACAACTAAAATTTggctttcttcttctttttttaggTCTGGCCTAAAGATGGCAGTGCAAAATTTCTGGCGTCTATCGATGTATTCGATATGCATCCTTGGTATCGAAAGCCCACGCCAGTACGTCAATACCCCATCGATATGCAGAAAAAGAACAACACAACAATCGCAAACACATGTTCAATATTATATTCCTATTCATTTGCTCGAGCGGGTGATGAAAAGGGCTACCACAATGGATCAGTTGACATACACCACAGCAGTTAAAAAGGGTAAACAAAGCAATGAACAGTGAACAATAAAATGTTCAAGCATTTCACATTTCTTTCAGCACAACTGGTGGAGAGAAATCCACAGTCTCTGTTAGATCCCTTGCGAGTTTCTATGCATGACCAGGAGGACATCATTGCTTTGGCTCAACAAATCCAGAATGCGGACAAGCAACTCAAACACACCACTTGTCACAAACTTGGAGTAATAATGGATCAAGTAAGATTGTTTTGCAACTCAAATGAATATgaattatataaattgtaaTCCTAGATCAAGATGCTGCAAGCACAGGCCATGGAAATATTGAAAGAGTCCAATGTGAACCGTGACCTGCACAATGCCGCTTGCAACTTTACCAAAAAACCTGGACAAATCTATCATCTTTATCAAAGGGCATCAGGTCAAACCTATTTCAGCATGCTCTCGCCGGAAGTAAGTCTGCCAATCCATAATGCTTGTACAGCAGATTTAACCATACCAGTGATACACCTTCAGGAATGGAATCATTCGGTAGACCAGACGTACAAAGGTAGCTATAGACTCGAATTTGACTTAAGTTGGACACCGCTGGACAAGATAAAACAGCAAGACGAAAGGCTCAAATGGGCGGAGGAATGCATGGAGAAGGCATTGGACAGTGGACGCTCGGCTATGGCTATTGACTTTAATATTAACAATGAATAAAATAGTTTAATTTGAATACATTTAAATATCGTATAAATCGATATCTACAAATATCGCATATGATTGACAACTAGCTGCATCGATAGGGGCGTAAAAGTTATCGATAGGGTTAGTACATCtctatttctgttttgttttcactGCAACAGCTGTGGTTTTTGTgaaattttctatatttattttcgtttgttttgttccGTTAGACGTTGACTCGAAGACACGTAATATGTCCGCTGCAAAGAACGAAATGTATTACAGCCTGCTCGAGTGGTTTAAAACCCTCAATTTGAATGCGCCCCACGCAGATGCTGAATCACTGGCAGACGGTGTAGCCGTGGCCCAGGCGCTGAATCAATTCGCCCCCGAATCTTTCACAGACTCGTGGCTGGCGAAAATCAAAGCCAGTGCCGTGGGCATCAACTGGCGTTTGCGTAT from Drosophila pseudoobscura strain MV-25-SWS-2005 chromosome 4, UCI_Dpse_MV25, whole genome shotgun sequence encodes the following:
- the LOC4817150 gene encoding uncharacterized protein C1orf50 homolog is translated as MKRATTMDQLTYTTAVKKAQLVERNPQSLLDPLRVSMHDQEDIIALAQQIQNADKQLKHTTCHKLGVIMDQIKMLQAQAMEILKESNVNRDLHNAACNFTKKPGQIYHLYQRASGQTYFSMLSPEEWNHSVDQTYKGSYRLEFDLSWTPLDKIKQQDERLKWAEECMEKALDSGRSAMAIDFNINNE